Proteins from a genomic interval of Papaver somniferum cultivar HN1 chromosome 4, ASM357369v1, whole genome shotgun sequence:
- the LOC113275982 gene encoding F-box/kelch-repeat protein At1g74510-like isoform X2, which yields MLESQACLISRALPSSCEQESKWVYMSYRLIEVSNGKRRLDDEGGEELVGERKSLKRLDTHKEEEGADVTQAPNNLSLSLAIGSDEQGDQDLDKTDMNNGLPTDDEGKELQQNIDMHDSHDAEQEDMICVRGVKENEQEVVVRMNSLKSSDMQGVEEKNDTAHHQSLSRGDGITGRLNQENQEEANCNLLLEDNQKSKLLWRGESSNGITTSQRDQDAPQYQDAPQDQDGGQGHMDSLIHPLDRDISISCLLHCSRSEYNSIASLNRSFRNLVRNGELYRLRRQMGVIEHWVYFSCVALQWEAFDPISRRWMHLPPMQSNGCFVFSDKESLAVGTELLVFGKEITSHIIWRYSILTNSWSSGMEMNAPRCLFGSASLGEIAILAGGCDSRGKVLSSAELYNSETGTWEILPSMNKPRKMCSGVFMDGKFYVIGGRNQDLLTCGEEYNLETRTWREIPNMFPSQNGPAEAPPLVAVVNNELYAADYLENELRKYDKERVCWVTVGRLPERAVSVNGWGLAFRACGKQLIVIGGPRNVAGGIIELNSWIPNDGPPQWNLLATRHTGSFVYNCAVMGC from the exons ATGTTGGAGAGTCAGGCGTGTCTGATCTCGAGGGCATTGCCAAGCTCCTGTGAGCAAGAGAGTAAGTGGGTGTACATGAGTTACCGTCTCATCGAGGTTTCCAATGGAAAGCGTCGTTTAGATGATGAAGGTGGGGAAGAATTAGTTGGAGAGAGGAAGTCTTTGAAGCGATTAGATActcacaaagaagaagaaggagcagATGTTACTCAAGCACCCAATAATCTGTCTTTGTCTCTTGCCATTGGATCTGATGAGCAAGGTGATCAGGATTTGGATAAAACTGACATGAATAACGGGCTCCCAACAGATGATGAGGGGAAAGAACTGCAGCAGAACATCGACATGCATGATAGTCATGATGCAGAACAAGAAGACATGATCTGTGTTCGCGGTGTAAAAGAGAATGAACAAGAAGTAGTCGTGAGGATGAATTCACTCAAGAGCAGTGACATGCAAGGGGTAGAGGAAAAGAATGATACAGCACATCATCAGTCCCTATCACGTGGCGACGGAATTACTGGGCGGCTCAATCAAGAAAATCAAGAAGAAGCAAATTGCAACCTTCTTTTAGAAGATAACCAGAAAAGTAAACTTCTTTGGAGGGGTGAATCCTCAAATGGAATTACGACGAGCCAGAGAGACCAG GATGCTCCGCAATATCAAGATGCTCCGCAAGATCAGGATGGGGGTCAAGGACACATGGATTCCCTTATCCATCCTCTTGATAGAGACATCTCTATCAGTTGTCTCCTTCATTGTTCGCGATCCGAGTATAATTCCATAGCGTCACTCAATCGTAGCTTTCGTAATCTGGTTCGAAATGGAGAACTTTACAGGTTGCGGCGTCAAATGGGAGTGATTGAGCATTGGGTGTATTTCTCTTGTGTGGCTCTCCAGTGGGAAGCTTTTGATCCCATTAGCCGTAGATGGATGCATTTACCACCAATGCAGTCAAATGGGTGTTTTGTGTTCTCTGATAAGGAGTCTCTTGCTGTTGGCACTGAACTTCTTGTATTTGGGAAGGAAATTACATCCCATATTATATGGCGATACAGTATATTGACAAACTCATGGTCATCTGGTATGGAGATGAATGCCCCAAGATGCTTATTTGGGTCTGCTAGTCTTGGGGAGATAGCTATTCTTGCTGGAGGTTGCGATTCACGAGGGAAAGTGTTGAGCTCTGCGGAATTGTACAACTCAGAAACTGGAACGTGGGAGATTCTCCCAAGCATGAATAAACCTAGGAAGATGTGTTCAGGAGTGTTCATGGATGGGAAATTTTATGTTATCGGGGGACGAAATCAGGATTTGCTCACCTGTGGGGAGGAGTATAATCTGGAGACAAGGACATGGCGCGAGATACCAAATATGTTCCCTAGCCAGAACGGGCCAGCTGAGGCTCCCCCTCTTGTTGCAGTTGTAAATAATGAGTTGTATGCGGCTGATTATTTGGAGAATGAACTAAGGAAGTACGATAAGGAAAGGGTCTGCTGGGTGACAGTTGGCAGGTTGCCTGAGAGGGCGGTTTCAGTGAACGGTTGGGGGCTTGCGTTTAGGGCCTGTGGGAAGCAACTCATAGTTATTGGTGGGCCTAGGAATGTGGCTGGAGGGATCATAGAGCTAAACTCATGGATCCCGAATGACGGTCCACCACAGTGGAACCTACTAGCAACCAGACACACAGGGAGCTTTGTGTATAACTGTGCCGTGATGGGATGCTGA
- the LOC113275982 gene encoding F-box/kelch-repeat protein At1g74510-like isoform X1, which translates to MLESQACLISRALPSSCEQESKWVYMSYRLIEVSNGKRRLDDEGGEELVGERKSLKRLDTHKEEEGADVTQAPNNLSLSLAIGSDEQGDQDLDKTDMNNGLPTDDEGKELQQNIDMHDSHDAEQEDMICVRGVKENEQEVVVRMNSLKSSDMQGVEEKNDTAHHQSLSRGDGITGRLNQENQEEANCNLLLEDNQKSKLLWRGESSNGITTSQRDQVTLTLNDLVLSHCTKQIDMNENIFLPRVDQDSLQHQDAPQYQDAPQDQDGGQGHMDSLIHPLDRDISISCLLHCSRSEYNSIASLNRSFRNLVRNGELYRLRRQMGVIEHWVYFSCVALQWEAFDPISRRWMHLPPMQSNGCFVFSDKESLAVGTELLVFGKEITSHIIWRYSILTNSWSSGMEMNAPRCLFGSASLGEIAILAGGCDSRGKVLSSAELYNSETGTWEILPSMNKPRKMCSGVFMDGKFYVIGGRNQDLLTCGEEYNLETRTWREIPNMFPSQNGPAEAPPLVAVVNNELYAADYLENELRKYDKERVCWVTVGRLPERAVSVNGWGLAFRACGKQLIVIGGPRNVAGGIIELNSWIPNDGPPQWNLLATRHTGSFVYNCAVMGC; encoded by the coding sequence ATGTTGGAGAGTCAGGCGTGTCTGATCTCGAGGGCATTGCCAAGCTCCTGTGAGCAAGAGAGTAAGTGGGTGTACATGAGTTACCGTCTCATCGAGGTTTCCAATGGAAAGCGTCGTTTAGATGATGAAGGTGGGGAAGAATTAGTTGGAGAGAGGAAGTCTTTGAAGCGATTAGATActcacaaagaagaagaaggagcagATGTTACTCAAGCACCCAATAATCTGTCTTTGTCTCTTGCCATTGGATCTGATGAGCAAGGTGATCAGGATTTGGATAAAACTGACATGAATAACGGGCTCCCAACAGATGATGAGGGGAAAGAACTGCAGCAGAACATCGACATGCATGATAGTCATGATGCAGAACAAGAAGACATGATCTGTGTTCGCGGTGTAAAAGAGAATGAACAAGAAGTAGTCGTGAGGATGAATTCACTCAAGAGCAGTGACATGCAAGGGGTAGAGGAAAAGAATGATACAGCACATCATCAGTCCCTATCACGTGGCGACGGAATTACTGGGCGGCTCAATCAAGAAAATCAAGAAGAAGCAAATTGCAACCTTCTTTTAGAAGATAACCAGAAAAGTAAACTTCTTTGGAGGGGTGAATCCTCAAATGGAATTACGACGAGCCAGAGAGACCAGGTGACCCTTACCCTGAATGATCTTGTTCTGTCTCATTGTACGAAACAAATTGATATGAATGAAAATATCTTCTTGCCTCGTGTTGATCAAGATTCTCTGCAACATCAGGATGCTCCGCAATATCAAGATGCTCCGCAAGATCAGGATGGGGGTCAAGGACACATGGATTCCCTTATCCATCCTCTTGATAGAGACATCTCTATCAGTTGTCTCCTTCATTGTTCGCGATCCGAGTATAATTCCATAGCGTCACTCAATCGTAGCTTTCGTAATCTGGTTCGAAATGGAGAACTTTACAGGTTGCGGCGTCAAATGGGAGTGATTGAGCATTGGGTGTATTTCTCTTGTGTGGCTCTCCAGTGGGAAGCTTTTGATCCCATTAGCCGTAGATGGATGCATTTACCACCAATGCAGTCAAATGGGTGTTTTGTGTTCTCTGATAAGGAGTCTCTTGCTGTTGGCACTGAACTTCTTGTATTTGGGAAGGAAATTACATCCCATATTATATGGCGATACAGTATATTGACAAACTCATGGTCATCTGGTATGGAGATGAATGCCCCAAGATGCTTATTTGGGTCTGCTAGTCTTGGGGAGATAGCTATTCTTGCTGGAGGTTGCGATTCACGAGGGAAAGTGTTGAGCTCTGCGGAATTGTACAACTCAGAAACTGGAACGTGGGAGATTCTCCCAAGCATGAATAAACCTAGGAAGATGTGTTCAGGAGTGTTCATGGATGGGAAATTTTATGTTATCGGGGGACGAAATCAGGATTTGCTCACCTGTGGGGAGGAGTATAATCTGGAGACAAGGACATGGCGCGAGATACCAAATATGTTCCCTAGCCAGAACGGGCCAGCTGAGGCTCCCCCTCTTGTTGCAGTTGTAAATAATGAGTTGTATGCGGCTGATTATTTGGAGAATGAACTAAGGAAGTACGATAAGGAAAGGGTCTGCTGGGTGACAGTTGGCAGGTTGCCTGAGAGGGCGGTTTCAGTGAACGGTTGGGGGCTTGCGTTTAGGGCCTGTGGGAAGCAACTCATAGTTATTGGTGGGCCTAGGAATGTGGCTGGAGGGATCATAGAGCTAAACTCATGGATCCCGAATGACGGTCCACCACAGTGGAACCTACTAGCAACCAGACACACAGGGAGCTTTGTGTATAACTGTGCCGTGATGGGATGCTGA